The following coding sequences are from one Rhipicephalus microplus isolate Deutch F79 chromosome 3, USDA_Rmic, whole genome shotgun sequence window:
- the LOC142803622 gene encoding uncharacterized protein LOC142803622, translated as MLDGSSPGESGHRDDDDCAGLTKRELFDALREKDRLLADLLRRLPQPESSGAPHQAAINTFQVMPDLSRNIADFSGDGCASAAREWMESLRQTATLHRWPTPFLLETAKCHLVGAAKDWYRSRAAEISSWDDFERMFGRTFYSQTRAAERWRRMQERMQQRNENTAAYFHEKVRLCREAHLDFCDTREQVLTGLRSRELCTMLLGRSHEDADDLLHDIQEFERINRERRERFGTTAERRATSDAPRMQPAPKAPLQGASGYDGRDQRPAVTNQNGERKCYNCLKFGHISRDCPEERRIEKCLKCGRTGHTQKHCQAKGPKNETNAVSGEKIDPGVLLKHVKWNGNETLIGMIDTGSSGCLLRESAAVRCGAEVLEDATALYGFGSQGVPAARAIGRCRADLLIDGVVGKNIQILVVPDEAQSVDLLVGRTFTELPYVTYARLGGSLQFWHRDECPFSHLEPFVSCPKLRLKTAEETPLQANVINWVRLSSQSNVTGAVLFNNCGCEILVDMEDGEVTVPVFTSGNDDVVLRKGQRLGHATEVDIPGCEMKEINECRKKCSTAKPEQILVTEARRPIGCEEIKMGPSVTEEQRRELACLLNEYRDCFAANLSELGCTSALSMDMQDIPGSAPVAVRPYRTNAAKREAIRDIVGERKREGIGTETYSQYASPVTTTSMVDTEQRDWDEKLSDAECSLNKAVNKTTGKTPFEMLHGYRPEFHSVALKHLVESKASEWEEPGGLRERVRQRLVSEQKKMKVAYDKRHFPAKLYGVGDVVFMTRAPEQTGRPAKAQPKYRGPLVITAVLPADTYRVADLDETRASRFATTAHVSQFEVLDNDQYAFTP; from the coding sequence ATGCTGGACGGATCATCGCCGGGGGAGAGTGGTCACCGTGATGACGACGACTGTGCTGGGCTCACCAAGCGGGAACTTTTCGACGCTTTGCGCGAGAAAGACCGCTTGTTGGCggacctgctgcggcggctgcctcaGCCGGAGTCGTCGGGGGCTCCACACCAGGCGGCCATCAACACGTTTCAAGTGATGCCCGATTTGAGCAGAAATATTGCAGACTTTTCCGGTGATGGTTGCGCGTCAGCAGCCCGGGAATGGATGGAAAGTTTGCGCCAGACGGCTACGCTTCACCGGTGGCCAACGCCATTCCTGCTCGAAACTGCCAAGTGTCACCTGGTCGGCGCCGCAAAAGACTGGTACCGTTCGAGAGCTGCCGAAATTTCATCGTGGGACGATTTCGAGCGGATGTTCGGGCGGACTTTCTACAGCCAGACACGGGCGGCGGAGCGATGGAGGCGTATGCAAGAGCGAATGCAGCAGCGAAATGAGAACACGGCTGCGTACTTCCACGAGAAGGTGCGCCTTTGCAGAGAGGCGCACTTAGATTTCTGTGATACGAGGGAGCAGGTGCTGACCGGTCTGCGATCACGGGAGTTATGCACAATGCTTCTTGGAAGGTCGCACGAAGACGCGGATGACCTGTTGCACGACATTCAGGAATTTGAGAGGATCAACCGTGAGCGACGGGAACGCTTCGGGACAACGGCTGAGCGAAGAGCGACAAGCGATGCACCTCGTATGCAACCTGCACCCAAGGCACCGCTGCAGGGTGCGTCCGGGTACGACGGGCGGGACCAGCGGCCAGCCGTCACAAATCAGAACGGTGAGCGAAAATGTTATAATTGTCTTAAATTCGGACACATTTCGCGGGATTGCCCAGAGGAAAGACGAATAGAAAAATGTCTAAAATGTGGGAGGACTGGGCATACCCAAAAACACTGCCAAGCAAAAGGCCCCAAAAATGAGACGAACGCTGTGTCTGGAGAGAAAATTGACCCTGGCGTGCTTTTGAAGCACGTTAAATGGAATGGCAATGAGACTTTGATTGGCATGATAGACACAGGCAGTTCCGGTTGCTTACTGCGCGAATCAGCGGCGGTGCGGTGTGGAGCGGAAGTGCTGGAAGATGCGACAGCTCTGTATGGTTTCGGCAGCCAGGGAGTTCCAGCTGCTCGTGCGATTGGCAGGTGCCGGGCCGACTTGCTGATAGATGGCGTCGTTGGCAAGAATATACAGATACTTGTTGTACCTGACGAGGCCCAGTCGGTCGATTTGCTTGTCGGTCGCACGTTTACCGAACTGCCATATGTGACCTACGCTAGGCTGGGCGGCAGCTTGCAATTCTGGCATAGAGACGAGTGCCCATTCTCACATCTCGAACCCTTCGTTTCATGTCCGAAATTACGTTTGAAAACTGCTGAAGAGACCCCACTGCAGGCCAATGTTATAAATTGGGTGAGACTGTCATCGCAGTCTAACGTCACTGGTGCAGTGCTATTCAACAACTGTGGGTGCGAAATTCTTGTTGACATGGAGGACGGAGAGGTTACTGTGCCGGTGTTTACGAGCGGAAATGATGACGTGGTTCTACGTAAAGGACAAAGACTTGGCCACGCGACAGAGGTGGACATCCCGGGTTGCGAGATGAAGGAAATAAATGAGTGCAGAAAGAAGTGCAGCACGGCGAAGCCAGAACAAATTCTGGTTACGGAGGCGCGACGGCCGATCGGGTGCGAGGAAATTAAAATGGGCCCCTCCGTAACAGAGGAGCAGCGTCGTGAGCTCGCGTGCCTCCTAAATGAGTACCGGGATTGTTTCGCCGCCAATCTCAGCGAACTTGGCTGCACATCTGCCCTTTCGATGGACATGCAGGATATACCTGGTAGCGCCCCCGTGGCTGTTCGGCCCTACCGCACGAATGCAGCAAAGCGAGAGGCTATACGTGACATCGTTGGAGAGCGGAAAAGAGAGGGAATCGGAACTGAGACATATTCCCAGTATGCGAGCCCAGTCACTACTACATCGATGGTCGATACAGAGCAGCGAGATTGGGACGAAAAGCTCAGTGATGCAGAGTGCAGCTTGAACAAGGCTGTAAACAAGACGACCGGGAAGACTCCCTTCGAGATGTTGCATGGTTATCGACCGGAATTTCACAGCGTGGCACTGAAGCACTTGGTTGAATCTAAAGCGTCAGAGTGGGAGGAGCCTGGCGGGCTGCGCGAACGTGTACGGCAGCGCCTCGTGAGcgagcagaagaagatgaaggtcgctTACGACAAACGCCACTTCCCGGCTAAATTGTACGGTGTCGGTGACGTGGTCTTCATGACGAGGGCTCCAGAACAGACGGGAAGGCCTGCCAAAGCCCAGCCAAAATATAGGGGCCCCCTTGTAATCACGGCAGTGTTGCCAGCTGACACGTATCGAGTTGCCGACCTTGACGAAACAAGGGCGAGCCGCTTCGCGACCACTGCGCACGTGTCGCAGTTTGAAGTGCTGGACAACGACCAATACGCATTCACACCTTAA